In Nostoc sphaeroides, the genomic window AAAGGCGTGGAATCATAGCTTCCAGGCAACTGCACATCTGTGGGATTATCAGCAATATTCATCAGTGTGGCATTTACCAACTGCGTATTTACAGTATATTGAGTGCCTTCATCAAAGCGTCCAGCCCCCGCATCTAAATCGTTAATCATCAGTACACACATTTTGCCGCGTACTTTGATCAGTTCTGCTGTTTCCCGATAGCGCAGCCGAATCAACCGCGCTGGATCTCCTGCATCTGGACTTTCCAATTCGCCGCCAGAAATGTTAGTCACCTCGATACCCATTTTCTCGAAGACTAATTGACATTGAAATGTTTTGCCTTCACCTTTACGTCCGTGAATACCTAAAATCACGGGAACTCGCACGCCAGGAAGCTTTAGAAAGTTTTTGGTGATGTGGACAGCCAATTTGTCCAGAAAGCGGGGAGCGATGTAGTAACCCATAAAATTATTTTTGCCTAGCACTGCTTAAAGTAATGTTAAGTTTTTTTGGTGATAACTGTTTATTTATCTTTTGGTAGAAAAGCAACGCTACCTACCACATACGTCTTATTGGATATGCATCAAAAATTTTATCGGCACTCAGTAAAGGTATATTTTCCACTATCGATTGTGCAATTAAAATTCTGTCAAATGGGTCACGGTGATGTAAAGATAGTGTGGCAACAACAGTAACATGGGTAATTTTGATATCGAGTAAACTAAAATCGTTCAGATTGAGTTGCTGTGTGATGAATATTTCAAATGACTGATTGAAACTAAGCTTGCCTAAATTCTGCTTAATAGCTATTTCCCATAGACTAGCGATACTTAGTAAAATTTCATTATTCTCATCATTGATTAATGCTACTACTTGATTACTAAGTCTTGAATTATCCGTCACATACCAAATAAAAGTATGTGTATCCAGCAGTAATCTCATTCCATATATTCCTTAAACTCTTCGAGTGGTTCATCAAAGTCATCAGATATTGTAATTAAACCCTTTGCGCTTCCAGGTTGACGGCGTTGTTTAACTGGCGACACAGGAGTTAACTTCACAACAGGTTGATTATCTTTGATAATAATAATTTCCTCACCACTGAGTGCTGCTTCAATTAAGTCGGATAAGTTTTGAGATGCTTCAGCTAGAGTAATTTGCTGCATAATTACTACTTTGGGGATAAAAAAATAAATGCTAGTCTATAGTTATGACTATAATCTAGTATACTTCATAAGGATTTGTAATATCATTCATATAGCCACAATCGAGCCAACCATCATACCTATCACTCTCAAATTGAGCAGAGTAGTTATTATCGCTAATCTTATTAAATTCTTTCTCAATATTATCTATATATTTTTCTTCTTGTGTTGTTTCAAGATTTATATCAGTATCAAAATCACTTCTCATATTTTTAAGACAAGATTCTTCATATTCTTGGAATTTTTTACTCAAAATTGAACATTCTTCATCATTTCCATAGAATTTAATCCTGACAAATTTCTTATTTATTATACTTACTATTTGCCAACGAGAGTTGATATGAGTTTTTATACCTTGGAGTAATTGTTTCCAAATATCTTTATCTCGAACCAAAACATCAAATGAATAATTAACGTGATTTTGAGAAAAGTTGATTTCAGTTTTGTTATCTCTATTTTCATCTGTCCATTCAGACTTATTAAGTAATTTTATTTTTTCAACAGCATCTTGATAATCTATCTCTTGGGTTTTCTGCTTATATATATCTGCTGCTTTTTTAAAATCTTTAATTGCCTTATCTTTGTCTGCTAATTGATGGTGGATATTTCCTCTATTGTAGTAAGCATCAGCTTTATCAGGATTAATCTGTAATGCTATATCATAATCGTATATTGCCCCTTGTTTATCTCCTAATTCATAGCGGATATTTCCCCTATTATAGTAAGCATCAGCTTTATCAGGATTAATCTGTAATGCTATATCATAATCATATATTGCCTTCTGTTTATTTCCTATAATAGAGTAGACAACTGCCCTATTAAAGTAAGCATAATAATTATTGGGATTAATCTTTAATACTTTGTTATAATCCTTGATAGCTTCTTCTATTGCTCCTAATGCAAAATAAATTATGCCCCTTGCAATGAGAGATTTGGTATTGTTAGGATTAATTTGCAAAGCTCCATTCAAGTCTTCCAAAGCCCCCTGAAAATTTTCTAAATAATAGTTAGCAATACCTCGATTATAGTATGCTTCAGCCCGAGTAATGTACTGCACAAGTACCACCTTTTGCTTTTCAATTTACGATTCTATTCTGCATCACAAATTAAAAACAAACCTCCGAGTTTCCCGTACTCTAAAAAAAAGAGAGGCAGAAAACTCTACCTCTCCTATTTATAATCAACAAATTACTTAAAGCTTGCTAGCTTTAGTATCTGGTGGCTTTGTTGGGTTTGTGAACAAGAAAGCTGAGAATTTGGCACTGCTTGATGTTGTCAAAACCCACAACACGGATATAGCTGGTGTTGAATTGAGAACGGCAAGCTTGAACTTCGCCCAATACTTCTTGAGTGGATTTAGCACCGAACAAAGGCAACTTCCACATTGTCCAATATAATTCTGTTGGCTCAGAAGTTTCGTTAAACTCGATCGCTGGAATGTAACCTTGATTCAAAATGTACTGGATCTGCTTGGCAATTTGAGCATCAGTAAGAGGTGGCAGATAAGAAAGGGTTTCGTAACGACGCTCTTTTGGTAAAGTTTGCATAGCTTTTTGATAATGGGTTGCGATTTTTGACTACTAGGTTGACCGAACTAATTAGATAAGTTATCCAAATTCGGATCTGAAGTTGCTTGCTGTTCTGGTTGCAGACTGGGGCTAGATGCGTCTATTCGTGTGATGCGTTCTAGATGCTGGCGACGCTGCTCCATATTGGCCTGCTGAATGCCAGTACGAACCATTTCCGGTAAAAATTCGATGATTTCTTCCGCAATGTGTTCTCTGACAGTCATGATTCGCAAAGCCAAATCTGGTTTTTCTCGCAACAGTTGTTCAATGTATGATTCACCATTCTGAATTTTGCCAGCAGAAAAGTTATGCAGCCAAAGTTCTAATGGAGGATTCGTTTCGCCTAGCTGTGCCAATACTGTCCTTAGAGCCTGATAAGTCAGGTAGCTTTGGAGAGTTTTGGCTGTGTCCTTCGCAATTTGCTTAAGATTCATGCTTGACCCCAGCCCTGAAGAGTTATGAGTTATGAGTTATGAGTTATGAATTAATGCAAAGCAAATCCTAACTCTTGTACAGACGCAATGAATCGCATCTTTACAGACGCAATGAATCGCATCTCTACAGACGCGATGAATCGCGTCTCTACACTCTTGTACAGACGCGATAAATCGCGTCTCTACTTCTTAACTCCTAACTTTTGATCAGACGGTATCCATTGCTTCAAACTCGAACTTGATTTCTTTCCATAGTTCGCAAGCAACAGCTAGTTCAGGAGACCACTTGGCAGCTTCGCGGATGATATCGTTACCTTCACGAGCCAAGTTGCGGCCTTCGTTACGAGCTTGAACAACGGCTTCCAAGGCGACACGGTTAGCGGTTGCACCAGGAGCGTTACCCCAAGGATGTCCTAGAGTACCACCACCGAATTGTAGTACTGAGTCATCACCAAAGATTTCTACCAGCGCGGGCATGTGCCATACGTGGATACCACCAGAAGCAACTGCCATTACACCAGGTAGAGAAGCCCAGTCTTGGGTAAAGTAAATACCACGAGACTTGTCTTGCTCAATGTAGTTTTCACGCAATAGGTCAACGAAGCCCATTGTGATGCCGCGCTCACCTTCCAACTTACCAACTACGGTGCCGGTGTGGATGTGGTCGCCACCAGACAAACGTAGGGCTTTAGCCAATACACGGAAGTGGATACCGTGGTTCTTTTGACGGTCGATTACAG contains:
- the rcbX gene encoding RuBisCO chaperone RbcX — translated: MNLKQIAKDTAKTLQSYLTYQALRTVLAQLGETNPPLELWLHNFSAGKIQNGESYIEQLLREKPDLALRIMTVREHIAEEIIEFLPEMVRTGIQQANMEQRRQHLERITRIDASSPSLQPEQQATSDPNLDNLSN
- a CDS encoding tetratricopeptide repeat protein → MQYITRAEAYYNRGIANYYLENFQGALEDLNGALQINPNNTKSLIARGIIYFALGAIEEAIKDYNKVLKINPNNYYAYFNRAVVYSIIGNKQKAIYDYDIALQINPDKADAYYNRGNIRYELGDKQGAIYDYDIALQINPDKADAYYNRGNIHHQLADKDKAIKDFKKAADIYKQKTQEIDYQDAVEKIKLLNKSEWTDENRDNKTEINFSQNHVNYSFDVLVRDKDIWKQLLQGIKTHINSRWQIVSIINKKFVRIKFYGNDEECSILSKKFQEYEESCLKNMRSDFDTDINLETTQEEKYIDNIEKEFNKISDNNYSAQFESDRYDGWLDCGYMNDITNPYEVY
- a CDS encoding ribulose bisphosphate carboxylase small subunit; the encoded protein is MQTLPKERRYETLSYLPPLTDAQIAKQIQYILNQGYIPAIEFNETSEPTELYWTMWKLPLFGAKSTQEVLGEVQACRSQFNTSYIRVVGFDNIKQCQILSFLVHKPNKATRY
- a CDS encoding type II toxin-antitoxin system VapC family toxin, translating into MRLLLDTHTFIWYVTDNSRLSNQVVALINDENNEILLSIASLWEIAIKQNLGKLSFNQSFEIFITQQLNLNDFSLLDIKITHVTVVATLSLHHRDPFDRILIAQSIVENIPLLSADKIFDAYPIRRMW
- a CDS encoding type II toxin-antitoxin system Phd/YefM family antitoxin — its product is MQQITLAEASQNLSDLIEAALSGEEIIIIKDNQPVVKLTPVSPVKQRRQPGSAKGLITISDDFDEPLEEFKEYME